In the Duncaniella freteri genome, one interval contains:
- a CDS encoding carboxypeptidase regulatory-like domain-containing protein gives MAQVNVSGTVVDKDSNEPLTGASVIVKGADGKIKKYATSKGDGGFAMSLPSVAGCRLEVSMMSFAKQSIPLDSVSFPITVQLEPGTTLLKEVTVKADRIHEQGDTITYNVGSFAQQQDRSIGDVLKRMPGINVEQSGKIQYQGEDINKFYIEGSDLLGGKYGIATNGISHEDVGAVEVMENHQPMQVLSGISFSDKAAINL, from the coding sequence GTGGCGCAGGTCAATGTGTCGGGTACTGTGGTTGACAAGGATAGCAATGAGCCATTGACCGGGGCGTCTGTCATAGTAAAGGGCGCGGATGGCAAGATAAAGAAATATGCCACGTCGAAAGGCGATGGTGGCTTTGCTATGTCGTTGCCGTCGGTTGCCGGTTGTCGGTTGGAGGTGTCGATGATGAGCTTCGCCAAGCAATCGATACCGCTCGATAGCGTTTCTTTTCCGATAACCGTTCAGCTTGAACCGGGAACTACACTGCTTAAAGAGGTTACGGTCAAGGCTGACCGCATACATGAGCAGGGTGATACTATCACATATAATGTAGGAAGCTTCGCCCAGCAGCAGGACCGCTCAATCGGTGATGTGCTCAAACGTATGCCGGGAATCAACGTGGAGCAATCCGGCAAGATACAGTACCAGGGAGAGGACATCAACAAATTCTATATCGAAGGCTCCGACCTCCTCGGCGGCAAATACGGCATAGCAACAAACGGCATAAGCCATGAGGATGTGGGCGCGGTCGAGGTGATGGAGAACCATCAGCCGATGCAGGTGCTGTCGGGCATATCTTTCTCAGACAAGGCGGCTATCAACCTCTAA
- a CDS encoding RNA-binding domain-containing protein yields the protein MTKEELLGRLNDIEWDDFEVKEASGGIPKSMWETVGAFSNTTGGWIILGVKETKVKSVSTYEITGIEKAEKMEQDIISTLRSVSKFNVPILATAQLLDFDGKAVLAFYIPTSANKPVYFGNNLNNTFVRVGSGDQRATDIEIDILMREKTFGMKSEMEVDGTGFGDLNTQSLQTYRRRIKDYNPDFRYNDLDDEQFCIKTGIISRGKLTYGGLLMLGKGEIVQEYIPHFWIDYIEIPGTTYSDADCRYTYRMPEQENIWEYFKVLLQRLRLYVDNPFMAGPDGFSPEDNSQLYCLREGLVNLLAHADYFSPMHSTIRVFNDRIEFQNPGRFAVRISDKPGKVKSVPRNPNIIAFFRYARQGENAGYGIDKIMRWTKLTGLEVDFESDITSSTVTYPLPSQKGGQKGGQINIDNENISADNQCNTHSKGGQKEVVRNSGQNQGEETRARIVEAMRKKPEISRRELADIIGISPSAIQKHIEHLKEAEIIIRLGSDRKGLWKVLK from the coding sequence ATGACAAAAGAAGAACTGCTCGGCAGACTCAATGATATAGAATGGGACGACTTTGAGGTCAAGGAAGCGTCCGGCGGTATTCCCAAATCCATGTGGGAGACCGTGGGGGCATTCTCCAACACGACCGGAGGATGGATAATTCTCGGTGTAAAGGAGACAAAGGTCAAGAGCGTGTCAACATACGAGATAACGGGCATTGAAAAGGCCGAGAAGATGGAACAGGACATCATAAGCACCCTGCGTTCCGTCTCTAAGTTCAACGTGCCTATTCTCGCCACCGCACAGCTCCTTGATTTTGACGGAAAGGCCGTTCTCGCCTTTTATATACCAACGTCGGCCAACAAGCCTGTCTATTTCGGCAACAACCTGAATAATACGTTTGTCCGAGTCGGCAGTGGCGACCAACGCGCTACCGACATTGAGATAGACATACTGATGCGTGAAAAGACATTCGGCATGAAATCTGAAATGGAGGTTGACGGTACGGGGTTCGGAGACCTCAACACGCAGTCGCTCCAGACATACCGCCGCCGAATAAAGGACTACAACCCCGATTTCCGTTACAATGATCTCGATGACGAGCAGTTCTGCATCAAGACCGGAATAATCAGCCGTGGGAAGCTGACTTACGGTGGCTTGCTTATGCTTGGCAAAGGAGAGATCGTGCAGGAATATATACCTCATTTTTGGATTGATTACATCGAGATCCCGGGCACGACATATTCTGATGCGGACTGTCGTTACACATACCGTATGCCTGAGCAGGAAAATATCTGGGAATATTTCAAGGTGCTCTTGCAACGGCTGCGCCTGTATGTTGACAATCCATTTATGGCGGGGCCGGACGGTTTTTCGCCGGAAGATAATTCCCAGTTGTATTGTCTCAGGGAGGGGCTTGTTAATCTTCTCGCTCATGCAGACTATTTCAGCCCGATGCACTCTACCATAAGGGTATTCAATGACAGAATCGAATTCCAAAATCCCGGACGCTTCGCCGTGCGTATCTCCGACAAGCCCGGTAAGGTGAAATCGGTGCCGCGCAATCCCAATATCATAGCCTTCTTCCGCTACGCAAGACAAGGCGAAAATGCCGGATATGGTATTGACAAGATAATGCGTTGGACAAAACTCACAGGTCTTGAAGTTGATTTTGAAAGCGATATAACATCATCGACTGTCACCTACCCATTGCCATCACAAAAAGGTGGTCAGAAAGGTGGTCAGATAAACATAGACAATGAAAATATTTCCGCTGACAATCAATGTAATACACATAGTAAAGGTGGTCAGAAAGAGGTGGTCAGAAACAGTGGTCAGAACCAAGGAGAGGAAACGAGAGCCAGGATTGTTGAGGCGATGCGGAAAAAGCCTGAAATTTCGCGTCGGGAGCTTGCCGATATAATAGGTATATCCCCGTCAGCCATTCAAAAGCATATCGAACACCTCAAAGAAGCAGAAATCATTATCCGTCTCGGCAGCGATCGAAAAGGACTCTGGAAAGTGTTGAAATAA
- a CDS encoding DNA adenine methylase, with product MEKQYLSAPLPFVGQKRMFAKEYMKVLGMVKDAKVFVDLFGGSGLLSHITKRQRPDATVVYNDFDNYRRRIENIPRTNAMIDRLRDILASVPRLKIVPKPIRERVLGMMAEEEAQTGFVDYITLSTSLLFSMKYATTLEEMRRHTMYNRVRRSGYNADGYLDGIVVESCDYRELFEKYRDRDDVVFLVDPPYLSTEVGTYSIHWKLSDYLDVLKVLTGHRYVYFTSNKSQIIELCDWIGKNNWIGNPFIGATRKEFNASMNYSSHYTDIMLHNIA from the coding sequence ATGGAAAAGCAATATCTATCTGCGCCCCTGCCTTTCGTCGGGCAGAAGCGCATGTTCGCCAAAGAATATATGAAGGTTCTTGGTATGGTTAAGGATGCAAAGGTGTTTGTGGACCTGTTCGGAGGCTCCGGGCTGCTGTCCCATATAACCAAGCGGCAACGTCCGGACGCCACCGTGGTGTATAATGATTTCGATAATTACCGACGCCGGATTGAGAACATCCCGCGCACCAATGCCATGATTGATCGGTTGCGTGACATTCTTGCTTCCGTGCCGAGGCTGAAGATTGTGCCTAAGCCAATCAGGGAACGTGTCCTCGGCATGATGGCGGAGGAAGAGGCGCAAACAGGCTTTGTGGATTATATCACACTGTCAACATCACTGCTGTTCTCGATGAAGTATGCCACGACACTGGAGGAGATGCGCAGGCATACCATGTATAACCGTGTCAGGCGTTCCGGTTATAATGCCGACGGTTATCTTGACGGCATCGTGGTTGAGAGCTGCGATTACCGCGAACTGTTCGAGAAGTACCGTGACCGGGATGATGTGGTGTTCCTTGTCGATCCTCCATATCTCAGCACGGAAGTCGGCACATACAGCATTCACTGGAAGCTGTCTGATTACCTTGATGTGCTCAAGGTCCTTACCGGGCACAGATATGTCTATTTCACTTCCAACAAATCGCAGATCATCGAGCTGTGCGACTGGATCGGCAAGAACAATTGGATCGGCAATCCATTCATCGGAGCCACACGAAAGGAGTTCAACGCATCAATGAACTATAGTTCCCATTACACAGACATAATGCTCCACAATATTGCGTGA